A region from the Sorex araneus isolate mSorAra2 chromosome 6, mSorAra2.pri, whole genome shotgun sequence genome encodes:
- the PCBD2 gene encoding pterin-4-alpha-carbinolamine dehydratase 2 isoform X2, translated as MSRIALQAEKMNHHPEWFNVYNKVQITLTSHDSGGLTKRDVKLANFIEKVAASV; from the exons ATGTCCCGAATTGCCCTTCAAGCGGAGAAGATGAATCATCACCCAGAGTGGTTCAATGTGTACAACAAG GTGCAGATTACGCTCACCTCACATGATTCTGGTGGACTGACCAAACGAGATGTAAAACTGGCCAATTTTATTGAAAAAGTAGCCGCCTCTGTGTGA